Proteins found in one Lutimonas zeaxanthinifaciens genomic segment:
- a CDS encoding ABC transporter ATP-binding protein codes for METILSLNKLHKKFGRIHAVNDLSFDIQKGNVYGILGPNGSGKSTTLGIILNVVNKTSGSFSWFDGNMSTHDALKKVGAIIERPNFYPYMTATQNLQLVCKIKGVPFDKIDEKLKEVNLYERRNSKFKTFSLGMKQRLAIASALLNDPEILILDEPTNGLDPQGIHEIRSIIKTIAANGTTILLASHLLDEVEKVCTHVVVIRNGIKLYSGRVDEMTSSFGVIELGAYGSEKAIIQVLKDYEGIENISQEDGKIFLKLSKEISSGEINQYLMKNKIVLSHLIKRKPTLEQQFLTITNNH; via the coding sequence TTGGAAACTATCTTATCACTAAACAAACTTCATAAGAAATTTGGTCGTATTCATGCGGTCAATGATCTCTCCTTTGATATTCAAAAAGGCAACGTATACGGAATACTGGGCCCAAACGGAAGTGGAAAGTCTACTACATTGGGAATCATCCTGAATGTTGTAAACAAAACCTCAGGCAGTTTTAGCTGGTTCGATGGAAATATGTCGACCCATGATGCACTAAAAAAAGTGGGGGCTATCATTGAGCGACCCAATTTTTACCCCTACATGACAGCAACTCAAAACCTCCAATTGGTTTGTAAAATCAAAGGAGTACCCTTTGATAAGATTGATGAAAAATTAAAAGAGGTAAATTTATACGAGAGACGAAACAGCAAGTTTAAAACTTTTTCTCTTGGGATGAAACAAAGACTTGCAATTGCTTCAGCCCTGTTGAACGACCCGGAAATACTGATCCTGGATGAACCAACGAATGGCCTTGACCCTCAGGGAATTCATGAGATCCGAAGCATTATCAAGACAATTGCCGCAAATGGCACAACAATACTTCTTGCTTCACACCTTCTTGATGAAGTGGAAAAGGTGTGTACTCATGTAGTCGTGATAAGAAATGGAATTAAATTATATTCAGGACGTGTTGATGAAATGACCTCGTCTTTTGGTGTTATTGAGCTTGGGGCTTATGGATCTGAAAAGGCTATTATCCAAGTTTTAAAAGATTATGAGGGAATAGAAAATATAAGCCAGGAGGATGGTAAGATTTTTCTTAAACTAAGCAAAGAAATTTCAAGCGGAGAAATCAACCAGTATTTAATGAAAAACAAGATTGTTCTCTCTCATCTGATCAAAAGAAAACCAACTTTAGAACAACAATTCCTAACCATTACTAATAACCACTGA
- a CDS encoding ABC transporter permease: MLRLLSIEIHKLKNSRASKILIIVYFALLTSIALIAAIKFDIGPIQFHLAEQGIFNFPYIWHFNTFIAAFFKFFLLLVIVSMMANEYSNKTLKQNLIDGLSKKEFVLSKFYTVVLFALVSTIFVFGVSMVLGLIYSDYNEISIIFSDLEYLIAFFVKLTGFFSFGLFLGVLIKRSAFAVGAMLVWFFAETIGYNIFKWNLFKGTDVADYVFQFAPLKAMWNLIDEPFSRLNAVKTLANQIGEDISSDFGIHLYEIAIVIGWTAIFIYGSYYLLKIRDL; this comes from the coding sequence ATGTTAAGATTATTAAGTATAGAAATTCATAAATTAAAAAACAGCAGGGCAAGTAAGATACTTATCATTGTGTATTTTGCTCTTCTTACTTCCATAGCCCTCATTGCTGCGATAAAATTTGATATAGGCCCCATTCAATTTCACCTGGCGGAACAAGGAATTTTTAATTTCCCTTACATCTGGCACTTTAACACGTTTATCGCGGCCTTCTTTAAATTCTTCCTGTTGTTGGTTATCGTATCCATGATGGCGAATGAATACAGCAACAAAACCCTTAAGCAAAATTTGATTGATGGGTTGAGCAAAAAAGAATTCGTTTTAAGCAAGTTTTATACCGTTGTATTGTTTGCTTTGGTTTCGACTATTTTTGTTTTTGGTGTTTCCATGGTACTCGGCTTGATCTACTCTGATTACAACGAAATTTCGATTATTTTTTCTGACCTGGAGTATCTTATTGCCTTTTTTGTAAAACTGACCGGTTTCTTCTCTTTTGGTTTATTTTTGGGGGTTTTGATCAAACGATCTGCTTTTGCCGTCGGTGCCATGCTGGTTTGGTTTTTTGCGGAAACCATTGGCTATAATATCTTTAAATGGAATCTGTTTAAAGGAACGGATGTGGCCGATTATGTTTTTCAATTTGCTCCCTTAAAAGCCATGTGGAACTTGATCGATGAACCATTCTCTCGATTAAATGCTGTTAAAACTTTGGCCAATCAAATAGGTGAGGATATCAGTTCTGATTTCGGAATACATCTGTACGAGATCGCTATTGTGATTGGTTGGACAGCAATTTTCATTTACGGATCTTATTATCTGTTAAAAATTAGAGATCTGTAA
- a CDS encoding helix-turn-helix domain-containing protein: MESVINTIVWAAILQGLLLGLQYIFSKRHRSLANRLLGFFLLCFVMEALSMWIPFSYIGDYSIGQYFDLPEVKLFFPVLFLHYVLEKIDTTKKYSRFLMFHYILAILISFLTVINFMIFIVNGNSLHDYFSWNAISTIFMTNQYYAFFLTVVVFVIAVVEVLHYKDEIKNQYSDLGMLEIRWLWQFIFSVTPIIVMWGLELLRIALGGSGMSIFVLWTWAFIILFIYFVSFIAFQQKNLFDGAPQLIIDKEPSVEKNEPEDNKDLKSMRKALEEEMNRNKYYLNQDLTLYDLSKEMGISSRALSNCINKEIGINFNEWVNNYRVDAALKMLEDPDKINFSIEGIGEDSGFKSRSAMYSAFKKKTGFSPGHYRRS; encoded by the coding sequence ATGGAATCTGTAATTAATACCATTGTCTGGGCAGCCATTTTACAAGGTCTGTTACTTGGTTTGCAATACATCTTTTCAAAACGGCACCGGAGTCTGGCAAATAGGTTGCTGGGCTTTTTTCTATTATGTTTTGTTATGGAAGCGCTTAGTATGTGGATTCCTTTTAGTTATATAGGAGATTATAGCATAGGACAATATTTTGATTTACCGGAAGTCAAACTATTTTTCCCCGTATTGTTCCTGCATTATGTGCTTGAAAAAATTGATACTACCAAAAAATACAGTCGGTTTTTGATGTTTCATTATATTCTTGCCATATTGATTTCATTTTTGACGGTCATCAATTTCATGATATTTATCGTCAACGGAAATTCCTTGCATGACTATTTTTCCTGGAACGCCATTTCCACCATTTTTATGACGAATCAATATTATGCCTTTTTTCTTACGGTCGTCGTTTTTGTGATCGCTGTTGTTGAGGTTTTGCATTATAAAGACGAGATAAAAAATCAATATTCGGACCTTGGGATGCTGGAAATCAGATGGCTGTGGCAATTTATTTTTAGCGTGACTCCAATAATAGTAATGTGGGGACTCGAATTACTTAGAATTGCTTTGGGTGGTTCAGGGATGTCGATATTTGTTCTCTGGACCTGGGCATTCATCATTCTATTCATCTATTTTGTCAGTTTTATAGCCTTCCAACAAAAGAATTTATTTGACGGAGCCCCTCAACTGATCATCGATAAGGAACCTTCCGTGGAGAAGAATGAACCTGAGGATAATAAGGACCTTAAATCAATGCGCAAAGCTCTCGAGGAGGAAATGAACCGGAACAAGTACTATCTCAATCAGGACCTTACACTTTATGATCTTTCCAAGGAGATGGGAATCTCTTCACGTGCCCTATCCAATTGCATTAATAAAGAAATAGGAATAAATTTTAATGAATGGGTCAATAATTACAGGGTAGATGCTGCCTTGAAAATGCTGGAGGACCCTGATAAAATTAACTTTTCAATCGAAGGTATTGGAGAGGATTCTGGTTTTAAATCACGTTCTGCAATGTATTCCGCCTTCAAGAAAAAAACAGGATTTTCTCCGGGCCATTACCGAAGATCCTGA
- the uvrB gene encoding excinuclease ABC subunit UvrB: protein MEFKIVSDFKPTGDQPNAINELVKGIQDNEKYQVLLGVTGSGKTFTAANVIERVQKPTLVLAHNKTLAGQLYSEFKQFFPNNAVEYFVSYYDYYQPEAFIPTTGLYIEKDLSINDEIERMRLSTTSALLSGRRDVLVVASVSCLYGIGNPVEFKKNVIEIETGQTIARTRFLHQLVTSLYSRTEEEVKSGTFKVKGDTITIYPSYGEYGFRVHFFGDEIEEIESFNLISGEIIDEFEKLNIYPANLFVTSPDVLQNAIHEIQDDLMKQVAFFQDSGRSLEAKRLKERTEFDLEMIRELGYCSGIENYSRYLDGRPAGTRPFCLLDYFPNDYLMLVDESHVTIPQVHAMYGGDRSRKENLVEYGFRLPAAMDNRPLKFEEFEAIQNQVIYISATPADYELQHSEGVFVEQVIRPTGLLDPEIDVRPSKNQIDDLIEEIQQRIENDERILVTTLTKRMAEELTKYLSRIQIRCRYIHSDVDTLERIEIMTDLRKGLFDVLIGVNLLREGLDLPEVSLVAILDADKEGFLRSHRSLTQTVGRAARNVNGKAIMYADKITRSMQLTIDETKRRREKQSLYNRENGISPQQIKKNIDDSLTKNQLATYQYEEANQKISENELQYLSKSEIEKRIRERRKEMEKAAKALDFLIAAQIRDEIKELQLHLK from the coding sequence ATGGAATTTAAGATAGTTTCAGATTTCAAACCCACGGGAGACCAGCCCAACGCGATAAATGAGCTCGTAAAAGGTATTCAGGATAATGAAAAATATCAGGTTCTGCTTGGTGTAACCGGATCGGGAAAAACCTTTACTGCCGCCAACGTCATTGAACGCGTACAAAAACCAACTCTGGTTTTGGCTCATAATAAAACGCTGGCTGGTCAGTTGTATTCTGAATTCAAGCAGTTTTTCCCAAATAATGCGGTGGAATATTTTGTGTCCTATTACGATTATTACCAGCCCGAAGCTTTTATTCCTACCACCGGACTTTATATAGAAAAAGATCTTTCCATCAACGATGAAATTGAAAGGATGAGACTGAGTACAACCTCAGCCCTTTTATCAGGAAGAAGAGATGTTTTGGTGGTTGCTTCAGTAAGTTGTTTGTATGGTATTGGTAATCCGGTTGAATTCAAAAAAAACGTAATTGAAATTGAAACAGGACAAACTATTGCGAGAACTCGTTTTTTACATCAGCTGGTGACCAGTTTGTATTCAAGGACAGAAGAAGAAGTCAAAAGCGGAACCTTTAAGGTAAAGGGGGACACGATTACGATCTATCCATCATACGGAGAATATGGATTCAGGGTTCATTTTTTTGGGGATGAAATAGAAGAAATTGAAAGTTTTAATCTCATCAGCGGTGAAATCATTGATGAATTTGAAAAATTAAATATTTACCCTGCAAATCTGTTTGTAACTTCTCCGGACGTTTTACAAAATGCGATTCACGAAATACAAGATGATCTGATGAAGCAAGTCGCGTTCTTTCAGGATTCAGGTCGATCCCTGGAGGCCAAAAGGTTAAAAGAAAGGACCGAGTTTGATCTGGAAATGATCAGAGAGCTCGGTTATTGTAGTGGTATCGAAAATTACTCAAGATATTTAGACGGTAGACCTGCCGGGACAAGGCCCTTTTGCCTGCTTGATTATTTTCCGAATGATTATCTGATGCTGGTGGATGAGAGTCATGTGACCATTCCACAGGTCCATGCCATGTACGGAGGTGACAGGTCCAGAAAAGAAAATTTAGTTGAATACGGATTCAGGCTTCCGGCAGCCATGGATAACCGACCTCTTAAATTTGAAGAGTTCGAGGCCATCCAAAATCAGGTTATTTATATCAGTGCCACCCCGGCTGATTATGAATTACAGCATTCAGAAGGGGTATTTGTGGAACAGGTGATTCGTCCTACAGGTTTGTTGGATCCCGAAATTGATGTCCGCCCCAGTAAGAATCAAATTGATGACCTTATAGAAGAGATACAGCAGCGCATTGAAAATGACGAAAGGATCCTGGTAACAACCCTGACCAAAAGAATGGCGGAAGAACTTACAAAATATTTATCTCGTATTCAGATTCGATGTCGCTACATACATTCAGATGTTGACACCCTCGAAAGAATTGAAATCATGACCGATCTGCGAAAGGGCCTTTTTGACGTGCTAATCGGGGTAAATTTGTTGCGAGAAGGTCTCGACCTTCCTGAAGTATCACTGGTTGCCATTCTTGACGCCGATAAGGAAGGGTTTTTAAGAAGTCATCGCTCACTTACCCAGACCGTAGGAAGAGCCGCGAGAAATGTCAATGGTAAAGCCATCATGTATGCCGATAAAATTACCCGAAGCATGCAACTAACCATTGATGAAACCAAAAGAAGGCGGGAAAAACAGTCTCTGTACAACAGGGAAAATGGCATTTCTCCTCAGCAGATAAAAAAGAATATTGACGATTCGCTAACTAAAAATCAATTGGCCACTTACCAATATGAGGAAGCCAATCAGAAAATTTCTGAAAATGAATTACAGTACCTGAGCAAAAGTGAAATCGAGAAGCGAATCAGAGAACGGCGAAAAGAAATGGAAAAGGCAGCAAAAGCGCTTGATTTTCTTATTGCGGCACAAATAAGAGATGAAATCAAGGAATTACAGCTCCATCTAAAATAA